The following coding sequences are from one Nitrosomonas sp. window:
- a CDS encoding transglycosylase produces MMDDYRFSMVITDIQRKLRSFGIDVDVDGYIGPKTYAAISKALDQLQELRSVATASLMSEQGAISNHPDMAPLVRPLVWGAKVSPEFRQIVRDIAIDIGCDPNWLMACMAFETARTFSPSVKNPNSSATGLIQFMGATAIGLGTTVDKLALMTAEQQLNIYVRKYFKPFAGRIKNLEDMYMAIIWPVAVGKPNDYEMWTLATRPRQYNANSALDKNGDHVVTKYEAATFPRAALFDGEEFLA; encoded by the coding sequence ATGATGGACGATTACAGATTCAGCATGGTAATAACGGATATACAGCGCAAACTTAGGTCATTCGGTATAGATGTTGATGTTGATGGGTATATTGGGCCAAAAACTTATGCTGCTATCAGCAAGGCGCTGGACCAATTGCAGGAGCTTAGATCTGTGGCAACAGCCAGTCTTATGTCAGAGCAGGGAGCAATATCAAATCATCCTGACATGGCTCCATTAGTCAGGCCTTTGGTGTGGGGGGCTAAGGTATCACCAGAGTTCCGGCAGATCGTGCGAGACATCGCAATAGATATAGGGTGCGACCCAAATTGGCTTATGGCGTGCATGGCCTTTGAGACCGCGAGGACTTTTAGCCCGTCCGTTAAGAATCCTAACAGCTCTGCAACCGGGCTTATCCAGTTTATGGGGGCCACGGCTATTGGATTGGGCACAACAGTTGACAAGCTGGCACTGATGACTGCAGAGCAGCAGCTGAATATCTACGTGCGCAAGTACTTCAAGCCATTCGCAGGGCGCATAAAAAATCTTGAGGACATGTACATGGCGATAATCTGGCCGGTAGCAGTTGGCAAGCCGAATGACTATGAGATGTGGACACTCGCCACCAGGCCTCGGCAATATAACGCAAACAGCGCGCTAGACAAGAACGGCGACCATGTTGTAACCAAGTATGAGGCGGCTACTTTCCCGCGGGCTGCTCTATTTGATGGAGAGGAGTTTTTGGCTTAA